The Anaerobranca gottschalkii DSM 13577 genome segment AAGTTACCTTTGATATCGATGCCAATGGTATTGTAAATGTTTCTGCCAAAGATAAAGGTACTGGTAAAGAGCAAAAAATTACCATCACTTCATCAAGTGGTTTAAGTGAAGAAGAAATTGAACGGATGGTTAAAGAAGCAGAAAAGTATGCGGAAGAAGATAAAAAACGGAAAGAAGAAGCAGAAACTAGAAACAATGCAGATAACTTAATTTACAGTACTGAAAAAGCATTAAAAGAATTGGGAGATAAGGTAGATGCCAATCTTAAAGGAACAGTAGAAGAAAAAATTAATAACTTGAAAAAAGCTTTAGAAGGTACAGATATCGAAAAAATTAAAGATGCTTCAGAAAAATTAACTGAAGAGCTTCATAAACTTTCAACAATGTTATATCAACAAACACAAAGTGGAGGACAAAACACTGAAGGCCCAGCTCCTAAGGATGCTAAAGATGATAATGTAGTAGATGCTGATTTTGAAGACCTTTCTGGTAAGTAAATAAAAAAAAGTCAAAGCATCAAAAGGTGCTTTGACTTTTTCGCCTAACTATGATAAATTTTTTTTGAAACCAAATTGAGGTGAGAGTGATGAGTAAAAGGGATTATTATGAGGTGCTGGGTGTAAAAAAGGATGCAAGTCAAGAAGAAATAAAAAAGGCATATAGGATATTAGCAAGAAAATATCATCCCGATGTAAACCCGGGAAATAAAGATGCAGAAGCAAAATTTAAAGAAGTAAAAGAAGCTTATGAAACCCTTTCCGATCCTCAAAAAAGACAATATTATGATCAATTTGGTCACGCAGATCCTAACAATGGAGGTTTTGGGGGCTTTGGTCAAGGATTCGGAGGATTTGAAGATATATTTGAATCCTTTTTTGGTGGTGGCTTTGGTGGTCAAGGAGCTAGAAGAGGTCCTGTTAGAGGTGCTGATCTTCGCTATGACTTAGAAATTACCTTTGAAGAAGCAGCATTTGGTTTAGAGCGGGAAATTTCTGTTCAAAAGATGACTAATTGTACAACATGTAATGGAACTGGGGCAAAAAGCCAAAGTAGTATAAAAACTTGTCCAACATGTAAAGGTACAGGTCAAATACAATATACACAAAACACCCCTTTTGGACGTTTTATCAATGTTAAAACATGTGATAGTTGTAATGGTGAAGGAACTGTTATTAAAGAACCCTGTACAAAATGTAATGGTAGAGGTAAAGTATTGGGGAATAAAAAAATCCTCATAAAGGTGCCAGCAGGAATAGATCATGGTCAAAGGTTAAGGGTTGCTGGAGAAGGAGAACCAGGGGAAAAAGGTGGTCCACCAGGAGATTTATATGTATTTATTCATATTAAGCCCCACTCCATCTTTAAACGTATAGATAATGATGTGGTAGTTGAAGAAACTATATCTTACGTTCAAGCAGCTCTAGGTGTAGAAATTGAAGTTCCTACATTAGACGGCAGAGCAAAATTGAAAATTCCTCCAGGAACTCAAAGTGGTACTATTTTTAAATTGAAGGGAAAAGGAATACCCTATATTAGAGGTATAGGTCGTGGAGATCAACATGTTAAAGTAAAGGTAGAAATTCCTAAAACCTTATCTGAAGAAGAAAGACAATTATTGAGAAAACTTGCAGAAATTCGCAAAGAGACAGTGGATAATAGTTCAAAGGGCATTTTTAGTAGAGTAAAAGATGCTTTTAAAAATTAATTTTAAGGAGTGAAGTAGGTGGAGTGGTTAGAAGTTAAGATTAACACTGACCCTTTATATGGAGAAGCAATTTGTAACTTTATCCATGAAATAGGTGTTGGCGGAGTTGTTATTGAAGATCAGCAAACAGTGGAAAACTATATTAATAGTAATGCTTGGGACTATTACAGCGAAGATGTTTATGTTCTAGAAGAAGGCATGATAATTAAATGTTATTTACCGGTAAATGATAAGTTACATGACACCCTATCAGCTATTAGAAGTTATGTAGCAACAGTTAATGAACAAGGGGAGTACAGTGTAACCACCACCCAACTTTCACAACAAGACTGGGAACATCAATGGAAACAGTATTATAAAACCGTTTATGTAACCCCTAAATTAGTAATTAAACCTAAGTGGGTAGAGTATACTAAAAAGGGTGATGAAAAGGTAGTTGAATTAGATCCAGGACTTGCCTTTGGGACCGGTACTCATCCTACAACAAATCTTTGTCTAAAAAAGTTAATAGAACTTGTATCTACCGATAGTACTATTATTGATGTGGGATGTGGTTCAGGAATTTTATCTATAGCAGCTGCTTTATTTGGAGGTAAAGCAATAGCTTTAGATATTGATCCTCTGGCTGTTAAAGCAGCTAAAGAGAATGTAGAGTTAAATAATTTATCGGATAGAGTAAAGGTATTAGAAGGAACCCTTTCCACTCAAAATCTACCCCAATGTGATATCTTAGTGGCTAACATCATCGCAGATGTTATATTAACATTAATTCCTCAAATAGAATTTGTTTTAAAACCTAAAGGGTATATGATTTTTTCAGGAATAATTTTATCCCGTCAAAAAGAAGTTATTGAATGTTTAAATAACCATAATTATATAATCAAAGACATTGATATTGACGGAGATTGGGTAGCTATAACAGCTCAAAGGATGGAGTAAAATGTTTAGGATAGCAATAGATCAAAAACTAAGTATAGGACAAAAACTGTTAATTACAGGTGAAGAATATCATTATATAACTAAAGTATTAAGGCTGAAAGAAAAAGATGAAATTATTGTATTTAATCAAGCCGAGGAATTTTTATCCTCGGTTTTGTCTCAATCCCCAAAAGATGTAACATTACTTATAGAACAAAAATTAGAAAATAACAAAGAACCAGAAAAAGAAGTAGTTTTAGCCTTTGGTTATCCAAAAGGAGAAAAAATTGATTGGATAGTACAAAAGGCTACAGAGCTAGGAGTAAGTGAACTCTGGCCAGTTATAACAAATCGCTCATTGATAAAATTAGATGAAAATAAAATAGAAAAAAAGAAAGAAAGACTTTATAAAATTGCCAAAGAAGCAACTGAACAGTGTGGCAGGTTAAAGGTTCCTAATATAAAAATTTTTAGATCTACTAAAGAAATGGCAAAAAACCTAAATGGAGAAGACATTTTATTAATACCTTGGGAGGAAGAGATGGAAAATACCCTCCCTAAAGAAAAATTAAAGGAAGTAAAGGGAAAGATCATAGTCTTTGTTGGTCCTGAAGGTGGTTTGGATAGGGGAGAATTAGAAGTATTTAATTCTTTTTCAACCATTACCTTAGGTAAAAGAATTTTAAGGGCAGAAACTGCATGTATAGTAGCAACTTCTTTAGTAATGTATAACCTAGGAGAACTAGGAGGTAAGGGATTTGAATAGAGTAGCATTTATGACACTAGGCTGTAAAGTTAATCAAGATGAAACAGATAGCATGATAGATTTATTTAAAAAAAGAGGTTATCAAATAGTAGATTTCAATGAGAAATCAGATATTTATGTAATTAATACTTGTACCGTTACTCAGGTTGGAAGTAAAAAGTCCAGGCAAATGATTAGACGGGCCCATCGTTTAAATCCCGATGCTTTAATTGTAGTAACAGGTTGTTATTCTCAAACAGCTAGCGAAGAAGTAGCAAAAATACCTGGAGTCAGTTTAATAGTTGGTAATGATCAAAAACACAATATTGTAAAATTATCAGAGGAAGCATTGGGTAAAAATAAAGCAGAAAAGCCTGAAGTTTTGGTTTCACAAAGACATGAGCTGACCAAATTCCATTCCTTGCCAATTGCTACAAATCGTCAGCGTCACAGGGCTACCCTTAAAATACAAGAAGGTTGTGATAACTTCTGTACTTACTGTATTGTTCCATACGCAAGGGGACCAATACGGAGTAAACCGTTGAAAGATGTGGTAGAGGACTGTAAGCAATTGGTAAAAGAGGGATATCAAGAAATTGTTTTAACGGGAATTCATTTAGGGGCCTATGGAAGGGATTTATCTGAAACTTTAAGTTTGGCAGATGTGGTAAATTCTTTAAGTGAAATAACTGATTTAAAGAGGTTAAGATTAAGTTCAATTGAACCTACAGATTTTTCTATGGAATTGCTAACAGCTATTAAAAATTCAAATAATATCTGCAATCATTTTCATGTACCTTTACAAAATGGTTGTGATAAAATCTTAGATTTGATGGGTCGTAAATACGATTCAGCATATTATGAAAAAGTAATTGAAACTTTACGTTCTATAAAAAAAGATGTAGCTATAACCACTGATATTATGGTAGGTTTTCCTGGAGAAACTGATGAAGATTTTAATAAAACCCTTGAATTTGTGGAAAAAATTCGCTTTTCTGGTATCCACGTATTTAAGTATTCTCCAAGGGAAGGTACCCCTGCCAGTACATTTCCTAATCAAGTACCAAATTCCATTAAAGAAAAAAGAAGTGATATCTTAACAAAAAAAGCTTTAGAACTAAAACATAAATATTATCAGCAGTTTTTAGGGGAAGAAGTAGAGGTTTTATTTGAAAAAGAGGTAGATGGTAAAATAGAAGGACATACTACTAACTACATGGTAGTTCAAGCCAATGGAACAAAAGAATTGCTAGGTTCTATTTTACCTGTGGAGTTATTAGAAATTGAAGGAGAAACTATTTTTGGTAGAATAAAAGGTGAATTTAACGGAAGATAAGTGCATATAGTATTAGTGAAAAAAACAAGGGGGAAAAAAATATGGGAAGAGTATTTGTTTTTGAAGGAAAACGGTTGATTCCTCTGTTTATTTTACTAATGCTATTGATCACTGTATCTGTTTATGATGCTTTATTTCCTACAACAACTCCAGCTATCCTTACTGGGGAGTTAGTACATTACGTAAATGTTGAACAGGGAAATCTATACCCACAGAAACAACTCCTGATTTTTGACAACTTAGAAAGCTATGTCAAGTTTTTACAAAATAATAACATAGCATTACCTAATCACAATTTCGACCCAAATAACAATCTGGCAATAATTACAATGAATTTTCAAATTCAAAGTTTTACCAGAACATCAGATGATTTAGGACGAAAAGTACTAAATGTAATCTGTAGTGAAAAAAATGCTCAATATAAAATTTACATAGTGCCTAAGGATCAACAAATAGATCAAAATGATGTAGTTTGGAATTTTTATGACGAACGGGGAAGAAAGTTGGAAGGTGTAAGAATAAGGGTAAATCCGTAAAAGGTTTACCCTTATAATATTTACATCAACTATTAAAAAAGATTAAGAAAAAACAAAGATAAAAGAGGAATTATTTGCCTAGGTGTTGAAATAATATATATAAGGGGGTGAAGCTATGGAGTGTATATTTTGTAAAATTATAAAAGGTGAAGTTCCTGCTAAGAAAGTATATGAAGATAATAATGTTTTAGCTTTCCATGATATAAATCCCCAAGCTCCCATTCATATACTAATAATTCCTAAAAAACATTACTCTAACATCCTTCAAACAGAATTAAGGGAAATAGAACCTATCTTTTCCGCTATTAAAAACCTTGTAAGTGATTTGGGATTAGAGGAAGGTTTTAGGATAGTTAATAACTGCGGTGAACTAGGTGGTCAAACAGTAGACCATGTACACTTTCACCTTTTAGGAAAAAGAAAATTAACTTGGCCTCCAGGATAGGATATTATTACCTTGACAGTTATTTACCTTTTATGTATAATATCATTGTTATATTAAATTTTACTAATATTCCAGTACTATAATATTGAGTTTTACTGGTTTGTAGCGAGGGGAGGGAAACAAGGTGGCTGAAGTCAAAATTGGCAAAAACGAGTCCCTGGATAATGCCCTAAGGCGTTTTAAACGCTCATGCCAACGCTCTGGCGTTCTCTCAGAACTCCGCAAAAGAGAATTCTACGATAAACCAAGCGTAAAACGTAAAAAGAAAGCAGAAGCAGCAAGGAAGAAGAAAAAGTTCTAGAGGAGGAAAAGCCATTGAATTTGGTAGACCGCCTGACGGCAGACATGAAAACTGCCATGAAAAATGGAGATAAATTGGCTCTGTCTGTTATACGTATGATGCGTTCGGAAATCAAATATGCAGAAATCTCTAAAGGAAGTCCTCTCACTGAAGAAGATGTCCTAGAAGTTCTTAGTAGAGAATGTAAAAAGAGAAGGGATTCCATTGAAGAATATACAAAAGGGAATCGTCAAGATATAGCTGCCCAATTAGAAAAAGAAGTGGAAATCATTAGCACTTACTTGCCTAAACAGCTAACTAAAGAAGAAATCCAGAGTATAATAGATGAAGCAATCAGAGAAACCCAAGTTTCTTCTGTAAAAGAAATGGGAAAACTTATGGCTTACATTATGCCGAAAGTAAAAGGCAAAGCTGATGGAAAACTCGTTAATCAATTAGTGAAAGAAAAGCTATCTAATTAGATAGCTTTTTTTGTAATATAAAGGAATTATCTATTTAATGTAAAGTCTTCCTTAACTAAAAATAAATTTCCGAAATTTTGCAGGAATTTACTATTTTTACATAGAATAAATAATGAAATAGGTTTGACTAAAGGAGGTGACTAAATGAAAAGGTTTAGATTTTTAGCAGTATTTGTACTATTATTCTTGTCCTTGTTTCTTTTTACAACAAGTAGTTCCGCTAACGGAAAAGATACTATCTTTGTTATAACTTTAGAAGGTCCCATAGACGGAGCTTTACCAAGGATTTTAAAAAGAGCTATTAATGAAGCGGAAATGTCTAAAGTTGATTTAATAATATTAGAGATTAACTCCCCTGGAG includes the following:
- the dnaJ gene encoding molecular chaperone DnaJ, with product MMSKRDYYEVLGVKKDASQEEIKKAYRILARKYHPDVNPGNKDAEAKFKEVKEAYETLSDPQKRQYYDQFGHADPNNGGFGGFGQGFGGFEDIFESFFGGGFGGQGARRGPVRGADLRYDLEITFEEAAFGLEREISVQKMTNCTTCNGTGAKSQSSIKTCPTCKGTGQIQYTQNTPFGRFINVKTCDSCNGEGTVIKEPCTKCNGRGKVLGNKKILIKVPAGIDHGQRLRVAGEGEPGEKGGPPGDLYVFIHIKPHSIFKRIDNDVVVEETISYVQAALGVEIEVPTLDGRAKLKIPPGTQSGTIFKLKGKGIPYIRGIGRGDQHVKVKVEIPKTLSEEERQLLRKLAEIRKETVDNSSKGIFSRVKDAFKN
- the prmA gene encoding 50S ribosomal protein L11 methyltransferase, whose product is MEWLEVKINTDPLYGEAICNFIHEIGVGGVVIEDQQTVENYINSNAWDYYSEDVYVLEEGMIIKCYLPVNDKLHDTLSAIRSYVATVNEQGEYSVTTTQLSQQDWEHQWKQYYKTVYVTPKLVIKPKWVEYTKKGDEKVVELDPGLAFGTGTHPTTNLCLKKLIELVSTDSTIIDVGCGSGILSIAAALFGGKAIALDIDPLAVKAAKENVELNNLSDRVKVLEGTLSTQNLPQCDILVANIIADVILTLIPQIEFVLKPKGYMIFSGIILSRQKEVIECLNNHNYIIKDIDIDGDWVAITAQRME
- a CDS encoding RsmE family RNA methyltransferase translates to MFRIAIDQKLSIGQKLLITGEEYHYITKVLRLKEKDEIIVFNQAEEFLSSVLSQSPKDVTLLIEQKLENNKEPEKEVVLAFGYPKGEKIDWIVQKATELGVSELWPVITNRSLIKLDENKIEKKKERLYKIAKEATEQCGRLKVPNIKIFRSTKEMAKNLNGEDILLIPWEEEMENTLPKEKLKEVKGKIIVFVGPEGGLDRGELEVFNSFSTITLGKRILRAETACIVATSLVMYNLGELGGKGFE
- the mtaB gene encoding tRNA (N(6)-L-threonylcarbamoyladenosine(37)-C(2))-methylthiotransferase MtaB yields the protein MNRVAFMTLGCKVNQDETDSMIDLFKKRGYQIVDFNEKSDIYVINTCTVTQVGSKKSRQMIRRAHRLNPDALIVVTGCYSQTASEEVAKIPGVSLIVGNDQKHNIVKLSEEALGKNKAEKPEVLVSQRHELTKFHSLPIATNRQRHRATLKIQEGCDNFCTYCIVPYARGPIRSKPLKDVVEDCKQLVKEGYQEIVLTGIHLGAYGRDLSETLSLADVVNSLSEITDLKRLRLSSIEPTDFSMELLTAIKNSNNICNHFHVPLQNGCDKILDLMGRKYDSAYYEKVIETLRSIKKDVAITTDIMVGFPGETDEDFNKTLEFVEKIRFSGIHVFKYSPREGTPASTFPNQVPNSIKEKRSDILTKKALELKHKYYQQFLGEEVEVLFEKEVDGKIEGHTTNYMVVQANGTKELLGSILPVELLEIEGETIFGRIKGEFNGR
- a CDS encoding histidine triad nucleotide-binding protein; translation: MECIFCKIIKGEVPAKKVYEDNNVLAFHDINPQAPIHILIIPKKHYSNILQTELREIEPIFSAIKNLVSDLGLEEGFRIVNNCGELGGQTVDHVHFHLLGKRKLTWPPG
- the rpsU gene encoding 30S ribosomal protein S21, coding for MAEVKIGKNESLDNALRRFKRSCQRSGVLSELRKREFYDKPSVKRKKKAEAARKKKKF
- a CDS encoding GatB/YqeY domain-containing protein, which gives rise to MNLVDRLTADMKTAMKNGDKLALSVIRMMRSEIKYAEISKGSPLTEEDVLEVLSRECKKRRDSIEEYTKGNRQDIAAQLEKEVEIISTYLPKQLTKEEIQSIIDEAIRETQVSSVKEMGKLMAYIMPKVKGKADGKLVNQLVKEKLSN